A section of the Babylonia areolata isolate BAREFJ2019XMU chromosome 31, ASM4173473v1, whole genome shotgun sequence genome encodes:
- the LOC143275963 gene encoding uncharacterized protein LOC143275963, which produces MAEDKDNLYFKRLLNMVPVQNIETDLGHSESNETVVDPKPPKNKKRKHQGSHDTQDTVTATDEKIQRKKESKQKKKKKEEKKATGSHVNIQEIQEKMRARIAELQAKRKQSNLTSAELQERKRLERKQRRLAGRKGKQKNKKEGGHKENGLSAPDLVSVKPPTKPVVTKEGKLVFSKFDFTKSGEKKKSAELAGKDYRRILARLEEREAKVAKLKETDSDAASRLEQKHVWQDVMDKAKGEKIKDDVTKVKKALKRKEKMKEQRKNKWKDRQTAVDKMKEKQQEKREQNIQKRQDDKKAKHRKKLIKKGRILPGF; this is translated from the exons ATGGCAGAGGACAAAGACAACCTCTACTTCAAGAGACTTCTGAATATGGTGCCAGTGCAAAACATAG aaACAGACCTTGGCCATAGTGAGAGCAATGAGACAGTTGTGGATCCTAAACCtcccaagaacaagaagaggaaacaCCAGGGCTCCCATGACACTCAGGACACAGTGACGGCCACAG ACGAGAAGAtacagaggaagaaggagagcaagcagaagaagaagaagaaggaagagaagaaagcgaCTGGGTCCCACGTCAACATTCAGGAGATCCAGGAGAAAATGAGAGCCAGGATTGCTGAACTGCAAG CGAAGCGGAAGCAGAGCAACCTGACCTCAGCAGAGCTGCAGGAACGGAAGCGGCTGGAACGGAAACAGCGCCGCCTGGCGGGACGGAAggggaagcagaagaacaagaaggagggggGACACAAGGAGAACGGATTGTCCGCCCCTGACCTGGTGTCAGTGAAACCGCCGACCAAACCGGTGGTGACGAAGGAAGGGAAACTGGTGTTCAGCAAGTTTGACTTCACAAAGTCAG gagagaagaagaagagtgcagaGCTGGCAGGGAAGGACTACAGGAGAATCCTGGCCCGTCTGGAGGAGAGGGAGGCCAAGGTGGCCAAACTGAAGGAGACTGACTCTGACGCTGCCTCCAGGCTGGAACAGAAACATGTCTGGCAG GACGTAATGGACAAGGCCAAAGGTGAGAAGATCAAGGACGACGTGACCAAGGTGAAGAAAGCtctgaagaggaaggagaagatgaaggagcaGAGGAAGAACAAGTGGAAGGATCGACAGACTGCTGTAGACAAGATGAAGGAGAAGCAGCAGGAGAAACGGGAGCAGAACATCCAGAAACGTCAGGACGACAAGAAGGCCAAACACCGGAAAAAGCTCATCAAGAAGGGAAGGATTCTACCTGGTTTTTGA